The following proteins come from a genomic window of Dongia rigui:
- a CDS encoding ABC transporter substrate-binding protein — MTMTFRRKAMGAAMALALGAGFSMPAAAEPESTDPIKIALFDWTSVNLNATILSKILKSYGYNTELVTSDYLASIQTGLRTGDLTIGMEYWDTTAREAMADADASGETENLGPIGPKAKEEWWFPEYMKEKCPGLPNWEALKGCAEAFSTPETAPKGRYLGGPVTWGGFDDERVEALDLPFEVVHAGTDAAMFAELESAYQRKAPIILWIYTPHWAPAKYKGEWVQFPEWTPECYNDPAWGSNPDKAYDCGKPHGEIYKYSWKGFADKWPVAHKIAKNMKFTDDEMNTLIGEVDLDKKSLDDVADAWIAANQEKIKQWAE; from the coding sequence ATGACGATGACCTTCCGCCGCAAGGCGATGGGTGCCGCCATGGCTTTGGCCCTCGGCGCCGGCTTTTCGATGCCCGCCGCGGCGGAACCGGAAAGCACCGATCCGATCAAGATCGCCCTCTTTGACTGGACCAGCGTCAATCTGAACGCGACCATCCTGTCGAAGATCCTGAAATCATACGGCTACAACACCGAACTGGTGACGTCGGATTACCTTGCCAGCATCCAAACGGGTCTGCGCACCGGCGATCTCACCATCGGCATGGAGTATTGGGACACGACCGCGCGCGAAGCGATGGCAGACGCTGATGCCAGTGGCGAGACCGAAAACCTCGGTCCCATCGGTCCCAAGGCCAAGGAAGAATGGTGGTTTCCGGAATACATGAAGGAGAAGTGCCCGGGCCTTCCCAATTGGGAGGCGCTGAAAGGCTGCGCCGAAGCTTTCTCGACGCCGGAAACCGCGCCGAAGGGGCGCTATCTCGGTGGCCCGGTGACCTGGGGCGGCTTTGACGACGAGCGTGTCGAAGCGCTCGACCTGCCCTTCGAAGTGGTCCATGCCGGCACCGACGCCGCGATGTTCGCCGAGCTTGAATCCGCCTATCAGCGCAAGGCGCCGATCATTCTGTGGATCTACACCCCGCATTGGGCACCGGCGAAGTATAAGGGCGAGTGGGTGCAGTTCCCGGAATGGACGCCCGAATGCTACAACGACCCGGCCTGGGGTTCGAACCCCGACAAGGCCTATGACTGCGGCAAGCCGCATGGCGAGATCTACAAGTATTCTTGGAAGGGTTTCGCCGACAAGTGGCCGGTGGCGCATAAGATCGCCAAGAACATGAAATTCACCGATGATGAGATGAACACGCTGATTGGCGAGGTCGACCTCGACAAGAAGTCGCTCGACGACGTGGCGGATGCCTGGATTGCTGCCAACCAGGAGAA